The following are encoded together in the Bradyrhizobium sp. CCGUVB1N3 genome:
- a CDS encoding cupin domain-containing protein: MNRIATAVSLAAAFAAGCGVTYLLQPAWAAENITAQLIHTGEMEGDALGPANSVGYRSKMFMAADGATVSIQVGNVPKHLHPNTNEIQYILDGTGTIWLGDKEVTVKPGDLVIIPKGMPHGGTKPISGQVKAIAIKTPPQAPDDTKLLD; encoded by the coding sequence GCCGCCGCCTTCGCCGCAGGGTGCGGCGTGACCTACCTGCTGCAGCCGGCGTGGGCTGCCGAAAACATCACCGCGCAACTCATCCACACCGGCGAGATGGAGGGCGATGCGCTCGGGCCGGCGAACAGTGTCGGCTACCGCTCCAAGATGTTCATGGCCGCAGACGGCGCCACCGTCTCGATCCAGGTCGGCAACGTGCCCAAGCATTTGCATCCCAACACCAACGAGATCCAGTATATCCTGGATGGGACCGGGACGATCTGGCTCGGCGACAAGGAGGTGACGGTGAAGCCGGGCGACCTCGTGATCATTCCCAAGGGGATGCCGCATGGCGGCACCAAGCCGATCAGCGGCCAGGTCAAGGCGATCGCGATCAAGACACCGCCGCAGGCGCCCGACGACACCAAGCTTCTGGACTGA
- a CDS encoding ABC transporter ATP-binding protein produces the protein MASKPVIGYAHVAKNFGPVVAVDGVSLDVAEGEFLAIVGGSGSGKTTLLRLTNRLIEADRGTITVEGEDISRVDPVALRRRIGYVFQSGGLFPHLSVADNIGVTPKLLGIPQGEIAARVDELLDLVRLDRIQHRDRLPQDLSGGQRQRVGVARALAARPRIVLMDEPFGALDPLTRDALGEDYRALHRELGLTTVMITHDMTEAILLADRIAVMRAGQLLAQGTPAELGRSGDAYVLELLRTPRRQVARLNERLPQGGAA, from the coding sequence ATGGCCTCCAAACCCGTGATCGGCTACGCGCATGTCGCGAAGAACTTCGGCCCGGTCGTGGCCGTGGACGGCGTTTCGCTCGACGTCGCCGAGGGCGAGTTTCTGGCCATCGTCGGCGGCTCCGGCTCGGGCAAGACCACCCTGCTGCGGCTGACCAACCGGCTGATCGAGGCCGACCGTGGCACGATCACGGTCGAGGGCGAGGATATCAGCCGCGTCGACCCGGTCGCGCTGCGACGGCGCATCGGCTACGTCTTCCAGAGCGGCGGGCTGTTTCCGCATCTGAGCGTCGCGGACAATATCGGCGTCACGCCGAAGCTTTTGGGCATCCCGCAGGGAGAGATTGCCGCACGCGTGGACGAGCTGCTCGACCTGGTGCGGCTCGACCGTATCCAGCATCGCGATCGATTGCCGCAAGACCTGTCCGGCGGACAGCGCCAGCGCGTCGGGGTGGCGCGGGCGCTCGCGGCGCGTCCGCGCATCGTGCTGATGGACGAGCCGTTCGGCGCGCTGGATCCCTTGACCCGCGACGCGCTCGGCGAAGACTATCGCGCGCTGCATCGAGAACTTGGCCTGACCACGGTCATGATTACCCATGACATGACGGAAGCGATCTTGCTTGCCGACCGCATTGCGGTGATGCGCGCCGGACAACTGCTCGCGCAAGGCACGCCGGCGGAGCTCGGCCGAAGCGGCGACGCGTATGTGCTGGAGTTGTTGCGCACGCCCCGGCGCCAGGTCGCGCGACTGAACGAACGGCTGCCGCAGGGTGGTGCGGCATGA
- a CDS encoding ABC transporter permease → MSRLTLLSLQLLVAVVAIVLWQVLSTVPVFGKILLPPFFFSNPADVFSQIVKWFASGVIWKHLWITLWESILAFVIGSLGGVLVGFWFARQPLVAAVFDPYVKMVNALPRVVLAPIFALWLGLGIWSKVALGVTLVFFIVFFNVYQGVKEVSRTVLDNGRMLGMSEQQLMRHVYWPSALSWMFSSLHTSVGFAVVGAVVGEYLGSAAGLGYLIQQAEGVFDVAGVFAGMFVLSAFVLLIDMGVTMVERRLLVWRPTAADGRG, encoded by the coding sequence ATGTCGCGCCTCACGCTGCTCTCGCTGCAATTGCTGGTCGCCGTGGTCGCGATCGTGCTGTGGCAGGTGCTCTCCACCGTTCCGGTGTTCGGAAAGATCCTGCTGCCGCCGTTCTTCTTCTCCAACCCGGCCGACGTGTTCAGCCAGATCGTCAAATGGTTCGCGAGCGGCGTGATCTGGAAGCATCTCTGGATCACGCTCTGGGAGTCGATTCTCGCTTTCGTGATCGGCTCGCTCGGCGGCGTGCTGGTCGGCTTCTGGTTCGCGCGGCAGCCGCTGGTCGCCGCCGTGTTCGATCCCTACGTCAAGATGGTCAATGCCCTGCCGCGCGTGGTGCTCGCGCCGATCTTCGCGCTGTGGCTCGGCCTCGGCATCTGGTCGAAGGTCGCGCTCGGCGTGACGCTGGTGTTCTTCATCGTGTTCTTCAACGTCTATCAGGGCGTCAAGGAGGTCAGCCGCACGGTGCTGGACAATGGCCGCATGCTCGGCATGAGCGAGCAGCAGTTGATGCGGCACGTCTATTGGCCCTCGGCGCTGTCGTGGATGTTCTCCTCGCTGCACACCTCCGTCGGCTTTGCCGTGGTCGGCGCCGTCGTCGGCGAATATCTCGGCTCTGCCGCAGGCCTCGGCTACCTGATCCAGCAGGCCGAAGGCGTGTTCGACGTTGCCGGCGTGTTTGCCGGGATGTTCGTGCTGTCGGCCTTCGTCCTCCTGATCGACATGGGCGTGACGATGGTGGAGCGCCGGCTTCTCGTGTGGCGGCCGACGGCCGCGGACGGGCGAGGCTAG
- a CDS encoding ABC transporter permease/substrate-binding protein, with product MSLISDPRWGEALSHLPDYLGNHVRVSLAALALGLIVSLPLAILCRNRPVARNILLALASIVQTVPGLALLALFYPLLLLAASVTLSWFGVTFSAFGFLPAMLALALYSMLPVLRNGITGLNGIDPALLEAAQGVGMTPRQSLLTVELPLALPVMMAGIRTAAVWVIGTATLSTPIGQTSLGNYIFAGLQTQNWVFVLFGCVASAVLALAVDQLLGLIETGLRNRSRLRTTLGGVGIAALVAATLVPSLGRSSPAYVVGAKTFAEQYVLSALIRDRLAAAGLPATTRSGLGSNVAFEALKVGDIDLYVDYSGTLWANQLHRTDIKPRKELIDELKTALAKQNITLLGELGFENAYALVMPRKRAEALGIHSVADLAAHTADLSIAADYEFFSRPEWAALRDAYGLTFRAQRQMQPDFMYAAVASGEVDVIAGYTSDGLIAKYDLVALDDPKNAIPPYDAILLLAPKRAGDERLKAALKPLIDRIDIADMREANLRASGNDANSSPDVVAKWLWEKVGKR from the coding sequence ATGAGCCTGATCTCCGATCCGCGCTGGGGCGAGGCGCTGTCGCATCTGCCGGACTATCTCGGCAATCATGTGCGGGTGAGCCTGGCCGCACTCGCGCTTGGGCTCATCGTCAGCCTGCCGCTCGCGATCCTCTGCCGCAACCGACCGGTCGCGCGCAACATATTGCTCGCACTCGCGAGCATCGTGCAGACCGTGCCGGGGCTGGCGCTGCTCGCGCTGTTCTATCCGCTCCTGCTGCTTGCGGCCTCCGTGACGCTCTCCTGGTTCGGCGTCACCTTCTCCGCCTTCGGCTTCCTGCCGGCGATGCTGGCGCTGGCGCTCTATTCCATGCTGCCGGTGCTGCGCAATGGCATCACCGGGTTGAACGGCATCGATCCCGCCTTGCTCGAAGCCGCCCAAGGCGTCGGCATGACGCCGCGGCAATCGCTGCTGACGGTTGAACTACCGCTGGCGCTGCCGGTGATGATGGCGGGCATCCGCACCGCCGCCGTCTGGGTGATCGGCACGGCGACCTTGTCTACGCCGATCGGGCAGACCAGCCTCGGCAACTACATCTTCGCCGGCCTGCAAACCCAGAACTGGGTGTTCGTGCTGTTCGGCTGCGTTGCCTCGGCCGTGCTGGCGCTCGCGGTGGATCAACTGCTCGGCCTGATCGAAACCGGCTTGCGCAATCGCAGCCGCCTGCGCACGACGCTTGGCGGCGTCGGGATTGCGGCGCTGGTCGCCGCGACGCTCGTGCCCTCGCTCGGACGCTCGTCGCCCGCTTACGTCGTCGGCGCCAAGACGTTCGCCGAGCAATATGTGCTATCGGCCCTGATCCGGGATCGCCTGGCGGCGGCTGGCCTGCCGGCGACGACGCGCTCGGGCCTCGGCTCGAACGTCGCCTTCGAGGCACTGAAGGTCGGCGACATCGATCTCTATGTCGACTATTCCGGCACGCTCTGGGCCAACCAGTTGCACCGCACGGATATCAAGCCGCGCAAGGAGCTGATCGACGAGCTGAAGACGGCACTCGCCAAGCAGAATATCACGCTGCTCGGCGAGCTCGGCTTCGAGAACGCCTATGCGCTGGTGATGCCGCGCAAGCGCGCCGAGGCGCTTGGTATCCACTCCGTCGCCGATCTCGCCGCGCATACGGCAGACCTCTCGATCGCCGCCGACTACGAGTTCTTCTCGCGCCCGGAATGGGCGGCGTTGCGCGATGCCTACGGGCTCACATTCCGAGCTCAGCGGCAGATGCAGCCCGATTTCATGTATGCGGCGGTCGCAAGCGGCGAGGTCGACGTCATCGCGGGCTACACCAGCGACGGCCTGATCGCGAAATACGATCTCGTGGCGCTCGACGACCCCAAGAACGCGATCCCGCCCTACGATGCCATTCTGCTGCTCGCTCCCAAGCGTGCCGGCGACGAGCGGCTCAAGGCCGCGCTGAAGCCGCTGATCGATCGGATCGACATCGCCGACATGCGCGAAGCCAATCTGCGCGCCAGCGGCAACGATGCGAACTCGTCACCCGACGTCGTGGCAAAGTGGCTGTGGGAGAAAGTCGGCAAGCGATAG
- a CDS encoding ABC transporter ATP-binding protein — protein sequence MTTPTAVALEDTKVAFRLGDGRVYTAVEQAQLTVGQGEFVAIVGPTGCGKSTLLNVAAGLLKPAAGSAKVFDRPLAGLNQDAGYLFQADALFPWKTAIDNVAIGLEIKGTPRAEALARAQKWLTSVGLGAFAGRYPHMLSGGQRKRVALAQVLIRDPKILLMDEPFGPLDAQTRQVMGNLLLELWSADRKAVLFVTHDLEEAIALADRVVIMSAGPSSRIIGDWRVELARPRDIFEVRLDKEFHALHREIWSVLKDEVMKGYAQSTQAEAV from the coding sequence ATGACAACGCCCACGGCGGTGGCGCTCGAGGATACGAAAGTCGCATTCCGGCTGGGGGACGGGCGCGTCTATACGGCTGTTGAGCAGGCGCAGCTCACGGTCGGCCAGGGCGAGTTCGTCGCCATTGTCGGCCCGACCGGCTGCGGCAAATCTACACTGCTCAACGTCGCCGCGGGGCTGCTGAAGCCTGCCGCCGGCAGCGCCAAGGTGTTCGACCGGCCGCTCGCCGGGCTGAACCAGGACGCCGGCTATTTGTTCCAGGCCGATGCGCTGTTCCCCTGGAAAACGGCCATCGACAACGTTGCGATCGGCCTCGAGATCAAGGGTACGCCCCGCGCCGAGGCGCTCGCACGCGCGCAAAAATGGCTGACCTCGGTCGGGCTCGGCGCGTTCGCGGGCCGCTATCCGCACATGCTCTCCGGCGGCCAGCGCAAGCGCGTGGCGCTGGCGCAGGTGCTCATCCGAGATCCAAAAATCCTGCTGATGGATGAGCCGTTCGGCCCGCTCGATGCCCAGACCAGGCAGGTCATGGGCAATCTCCTGCTCGAACTCTGGAGCGCCGACCGCAAGGCGGTGCTGTTCGTCACCCATGACCTCGAGGAGGCGATCGCACTCGCCGACCGCGTCGTGATCATGTCGGCGGGGCCGTCCTCGCGCATCATCGGCGATTGGCGCGTCGAGCTGGCACGCCCGCGCGACATTTTCGAGGTGCGGCTGGACAAGGAGTTCCATGCGCTCCATCGCGAGATCTGGAGCGTTCTCAAGGACGAGGTGATGAAGGGCTACGCACAATCCACCCAGGCGGAGGCGGTCTGA